AACTTATAGAGATTGCAATAAAGGAAAACGCAGCATACGTTGCACACGGGGCTACTGGTAAGGGCAACGATCAGGTACGATTTGAGCTTGGCTCGTATGCTTTAAAACCCGACATTAAAATAATAGCTCCGTGGCGGATGTGGCCGTTTAAATCAAGGCAATCACTGATAGAATATGCCGCAGCACACGGCATAGATGTTCCCGTAACTAAAGAAAAACCATATAGCACAGACAGAAACGCTCTTCACATTAGCTACGAGGGTGGCATACTTGAAGATCCGTGGGCTGAGCCCCCCTCTGATATGTTCACGCTTATGGTGTCTCCTGAAAAAGCCCCGGATGTGCCCACATACGTTGAGATTGAGTACGAAAGAGGGAATCCTGTAGCAGTTGACGGCAAAAAAATGTCCCCGTATGAGCTTCTCTCATCCTTAAATAAAACAGCCGGCAGTAACGGTGTTGGCAGAGTCGATATTGTAGAAAACCGGTATGTTGGCATTAAATCCCGTGGAGTGTATGAAACTCCGGGAGGAACCACTCTTCATGTTGCCCACAGAGCAGTTGAGTCCATAACTTTGGACAGAGAAGTGCTCCATCTCAGGGATTCATTAATTCCAAAGTATGCAGAGATGGTCTATAACGGGTACTGGTTTTCGCCGGAACGGCTTGTCCTTCAGAAGTTTATGGATGAGTGTCAGGACGTGGTAACAGGCACGGTGCGTCTTAAGCTCTATAAGGGTAATTGTAGTGTAACAGGCAGAAAGTCGCCACATTCTCTCTATGACTCACGACTTGCCACATTTGAAGAGGAGGATGTGTATAATCAGGCAGATGCCGAGGGATTCATAAAACTAAATGCGCTCCGTTTAAAAACAGGCCGCTTAAAACTCTAAGGCTGTAAAAATTGATGCAAGGGGATATTAAACATTGGCTGGCGCTTTCTGCGATAAAAAACGTGGGGCCAGGAACCGTACGAAAGCTTCTTGCCCATTTTAAAACTCCGGAAAACATATTTAAGGCAACTCTTACCGAACTTAAGGCTGTGGAGGGCGTTAAATCATTCAGAGCCGAGAGCGTTAAGAATTTCAACAGTTGGGATGCTGTTGAGCTTGCGTTAAAAAAAATTGAGCAAAACGGAATTAAAGTGTTTTGCTATCTGGAGGATGATTATCCGGAGATGTTGAAACCGTTTCCGGACAGTCCCCCTCTGCTTTTTGTTAAAGGAGATATAGTGCGTGAGGACCGCTACGCTATAGCGATAGTGGGTACACGTAAGCTCAGTCATTACGGGCAAAAGGTGGCGGAAAAGTTTACCGGTGAGCTTGTGGATATGGGCTTTACGATTGTAAGCGGGATGGCAAGAGGGATAGATACGATAGCGCACCGTGAGGCACTAAAATGTAACGGGCGCACTATAGCGGTTTTAGGCACAGGGATAGACATAGCTTATCCTCCGGAAAACTTGTGGCTTATGCAGCGGATAGCTGAAAACGGTGCTGTAGTGTCTGAGTTTTTACCCGGCACCCGTCCCCAAAGAGAGAATTTCCCGATAAGAAACAGAATTATAAGCGCCTTGTCTTTAGGAGTTCTTGTTGTAGAAGCCGGACAGAGAAGCGGCGCTCTTATTACTGCTAATTTTGCACTTGAACAGGGTAAAGAGGTGTTTGCTGTTCCCGGAAACGTGCTCTCCTTATCTGCTCAGGGCTCTCACAGCCTCATCCAAAGCGGAGCAAAGCTTGTTAACAACGCCTGCGATATTTTAGGGGAACTCGGAGATTTAATAAAAGCCTACATCAAAGAGAGAAAAGAAAATCCACCGGTTAAACGTAATGCAGAAAAATCTAAGACAACTGCTGCAGAAAAAAGAAAAGTCTCAGCTCATGATTCTCTGCGCACAACCTCCGATGAAAAACCTGTCTCAGAGCAAAGTGACGATGGTAAAAAGGTATTTTCCGTGCTTGGTTTTGAAAGTATGCACGTTGATGAAATTATCCGTAAGACATTGCTGCCGGCTCACAAGGTGCTCAACGTTTTACTAGAGCTTGAGTTAAAGGGACTGGTTAAACAGTCTGAGGGCATGAAATTTTATATTGTGTAACAGAGGGTGTTTATTTAAATAGAGTGTTCTGATAGAATAGTTGGAAATGTAAGCAATACATGTGGAGGTTAGATAGATGTACAGGAAATTTATGGCGTTACTAAAGCTGATAGCAAATGAGATAGTGTTAAATGATTTAAACTTAGAGTACAGTAACGTCAACATGATGGTTAAGGACTACAATGTGGCTGATTTGTACGAGGATTTGATGGAACTAGAAAGTCTTGGAATCATGACAGACGAGGATATTGACACATTGAAGTCTTTTTTGACTTACATAATCTCTAAAGACACTCATATGGACAAGGATGAGATTTACTCGATGGTCTTTGGCCGTGGTAAAAGGATCGTATGGCATTAAAACTCTTAATAGTGGAATCCCCTGCAAAGGCAAAAACGATAGAGAAAATACTTGGCAAGGACTTTACGGTAAAGGCATCGGTAGGACACATATTGGATTTACCTAAAAAGGTACTGGGTGTGGACAGAGAAAATGGCTATGAGCCAGAATATGTGACAATTCCCGGCAAAGAGAAAATCACATTAGAACTCAGAGAGGCAGCCCAAAAAGCAGAGGAAGTTTACTTAGCTCCTGACCCTGACAGAGAGGGGGAGATAATAGCCTGGCACATATCCACAATAATATCAAAAAACAAAGGCAGACAGCCCAAAATGTTTAGGGTGACCTTTAATGAGATAACGGAAAGAGCGGTAAAAGAAGCGATGACCCGTCCATCAAACATAGACATGAACAAGGTCAATGCACAGCAGGCCAGACGTGTGCTGGACAGACTGGTCGGCTATGGCTTAAGCCCAATGCTGTGGAAAAAGATAAGCTTTGGACTAAGTGCCGGCAGGGTGCAGTCGGTAGCAGTCCGCCTGATTGTTGACAGGGAAAGAGAGATAGAAGCGTTTAAAAAAGAGGAGTACTGGTCATTAACCGCTTCGTTTCTTGCCGACATAGAGCCTTCATTTCCGGCAAAGCTGCATAAGTATGAAGGGAAAACTGTCATTGAGAAATCATCAAAGGGTAACAAGTTTTTAATAACCAAAGAAGAGCAGGCAACTAAAATAAGAGAAAGTCTCTTAGTGGAGACTTACACACTAAAAAGTGTGGACAAAAAGGAAAAAAAGAGAATGCCTGCTCCGCCCTTTATAACCAGTACCCTTCAGCAGGAGGCAATTAAAAAACTTCGCTTTACTGCAAAGAAAACAATGAGTATAGCTCAAAAGCTATACGAGGGAGTGGGTCTTGGCTCTGAGGGTTCAGTCGGGTTAATATCTTACATGCGTACCGATTCAGTCCGCAGTGCTCCAGAGGCGGTAAAGTGGGCAAGGGAGTATATAGAAAAGACCTTTGGCAAAGAATACATACCAACTAAGCCCCATACTTTTAAAACCAAGCGATCAGCGCAGGATGCCCATGAGGCTATAAGGCCAACATACGTTAAGTATCCGCCTGAGGCAGTAAAAAAATACCTTAAACCTGAGGAATACGCTCTGTATGAGCTAATCTGGAAGCGCTTTATGGCAAGCCAGATGGCACAGGCAGAGCTTTTGCAGACCTCGTTTGACATATTTGACAGCGCTGAGAAGGCGCTCTTTAGAGCAAGCGGCACAATAATTAAATTTAAGGGATTTCTGGCTCTCTATTCAGAAGCACTTGAAAGTGATGACAGCGGTGAAACCTCAGTTTTACCAGCACTAAGCGGCGGCGAAAAACTTAAACTTCTTGAACTTAAACCGGAACAGCACTTCACTCAACCCCCACCCAGATACACCGAGGCCTCCCTTGTTAAGACTCTTGAGGAAAAAGGCGTAGGCAGACCCAGCACCTATGCCGCCATTTTATCCACCATAGGGGAAAGACAGTATGTTAACAAAGAGGAGGGAAAGTTTAAACCCACGGAGCTCGGAAAAATTGTAAATGATCTTTTGGTTAAGCGCTTTCCTGAGCTGATAGACATAACCTTTACGGCTAAAATGGAGGACGACCTTGATAAGGTAGAGGAGGGCAGTATTGCCTGGAATGCTCTCATTGGGGACTTCTATCCGCCATTTAAAAAGGAACTGGATGAGGCCACAGAAGCTAAGGACAGGGTTAAGCCTGAGGATATTCCCACTGATACGGTGTGTGAGAAGTGCGGCAAGGTAATGGTAAAAAAATGGAGCAAAAACGGCTGGTTTCTTTCCTGCAGCGGATACCCGAAGTGTAAAAACGCAAAACCTCTTGATGACGAACAAAATGGAACAAGCGGCGCTCCTGTGGAACAGACCGATGAGATATGTGATAAGTGTTCATCTCCTATGATCATAAAGACCGGCAAATTTGGCAGATTTATGGCCTGTTCCGCCTATCCTGACTGTAAGAACATAAAGCCAATCCCTACCGGGCTTAAGTGTCCTGAGGACGGGGGTGATCTTATAGAAAGAAAGTCTACAAAAGGAAAGTTCAGGGGACGAATTTTCTACAGTTGCAGCAACTATCCGAAATGCAAGTTTATCTCTAACTACAAACCAGTTAATGAAAGCTGTCCGCACTGTAACGCAAAAACCATGTACGAAAAGAAAAACAAAGATGGAGATACAATTATTTTTTGCCAGAACAAAGACTGTAAGCACAAAAGCGTGGTTGCTGACTGATACCAACTCAGAGACCGTTGCAAAAGTAACAGTAAATGTTGAGGTAAACAAATAAGTTGACTGAAAGCAGAGATGTTTTATAGAATACACATAGACAGGCGCATAGCTCAGTGGTAGAGCGCTACCTTGACACGGTAGAGGTCGGGGGTTCGATACCCCCTGTGCCTACCATTCCTATATCGGACTTCGGGTTAATCATTGACTTTTTTCCCTGTAAGTATTTATAGTACTAACTAAGTGATAGTGTTGTAGAAAGCTCAGTGTTGTTTTGGGGAGCAACATATGTAAAGGTGGCGTGTATATTGTGTTAAATATTACAAGAAGAAAGGAGCATACAATATGGCGGCACAAAAAGATTTAAGAAATGTGTTAGTAAAGGTCAAACTGGGTGATAGCGAAACTATGTCTAAAATTACCAAAGACGTGTTGGCAGCATCTGAAAATGACGAGATTGTGGTTATCGAAGGGGAGGCAGGTACAGGAAAACGTTACATAGCAAAGCTCATCCATCGCCTGAGTAAAAGAGCAACCCAACCTTTTGTTAAAGTTGATCTAAGTTTGATTCCGGAACACTTACTGGAAAGTGAATTGTTTGGATACGAAAAGGGAGCCATTGAAGGAGCAGAAAACGGAAAGCCCGGGTTTTTTGAGGCAGCCAACAATGGCACTCTGGTTTTAGATGAACTGCAATCTGTGTCGCGTCAACTGCAAACCAAACTGCTGCAGGTCATTAAGGACAGCAAAGTTACCCCTTTGGGAGCTAAACACCCCAAAGACATGGATATACGAATAATCGTAACAACAGATAAAAGCCTTGAGGAGCTTGTCAAACACGACTGTTTCAGTGCTGATTTATACAAAACGATCAATGAGCATTTGATAATAATTCCGGCAATAAGAGACCACAGAGATGATATAAAATTCTTTGCCTACAGGTTTTTAGAGGAAATAACAGGTGAGCTGGAAAAACAAATATACGGCTTTACTGATGAGGCGATTACGCTGCTTGGTTTTCACAATTGGCCCGGCAACTTAAGGGAAATAAAAAGTGTTATAAAAAGAGCTATATTGATCTGCAAGGGCAGCACCATAGAACATACCGACCTTGTATTTCTGCGCGCATATATAAAGGGCTATCGCCCTGCAGCAACAGGCAGACGCCGTGAAAGAATACACAAAACTTTAAAGGATATTTCCAATAAGGCAACTGAGTTCTTTGAAAAAGATGCGATATGCCATGTTCTTAACATCACATCGGGTAACAAAAAGAAGGCTGCCAGCCTCCTGCAAGTGGACTACAAGACGCTTTTCAATAAAATCAGGGATTATGATCTGATTTACCCCAAAGAGCCGCTTACTCTGAGGCCGCCCAGACTGGACATGAGGGCTAAAAGAGTTTTCTAAACCATAGTAAATTGATGCGGATGTGGAGAGGGCGAGGCGCTCTACCTCATCATCTGTATTACCATTTTATAAACACAATAGCGTATAATTAATCATCAGGGATTTAAGCTATATAAGAAAAGCAGTAAAAACCCTTTAATTACGTAAAGGAGGCTGACCATGTTCAACGTTTCCACAGGAATGCTGGTACTAATGGCTGTTTTGTTTTTTTTCTGGAGTGCCATAAAAATACTAAATGAATACGAAAGAGGCGTTGTGTTCAGGCTTGGCAGGGTGATACCGTTAAAAGGCCCCGGACTTGTTATAATCCTGCCCATGATTGACAAGCTTGTAAGGGTCAGCCTGCGAACCGTGACTATGGATGTGCCGTCTCAGGACGTGATTACAAGAGACAACGTAACAGTTAAGGTCAATGCAGTTGTGTATTTCAAAGTAGTTGAGCCGATAAAGGCTATAACTGAAATAGAAAATTTCTATTTCGCAACAAGCCAGATAGCCCAAACAACCTTAAGAAGCACCCTTGGACAGAGCCAACTCGATGATCTTCTTTCCAAACGAGAGGAGATAAACGCTCAACTTCAAAAGATAATAGATCTGCAAACAGAGCCGTGGGGAATTAAAGTGACCGCAGTTGAAACCAAAAATGTTGATTTGCCTGTAGAGATGCAGCGAGCAATAGCTAAGCAGGCTGAGGCTGAAAGAGAAAGACGCGCCAAGATTATACATGCCGAGGGTGAGCTTCAGGCTTCTTATAAACTGGCTGATGCCGCAAAGATTATTTCATCTGAATCCGGCACACTACAGTTAAGATACCTGCAAACACTGACTGAGATTTCGGCTGAGAAAAACTCAACCATAATCTTCCCGCTTCCCATTGAGCTTCTGACGCCTTTTCTAGATCGCTTCAAAAATAAGCCGGACCAGACAGTGAAAGACGCTTAAAATAGTGCTGTTATTCTAAAGGAACGACACTGGCGCAAACGAACCCAGACTTAACAGGCCTTTCTCTGCTAATCGTAAGTGGCAGCAAAGCTTCATTTAACGATATCCGGAAGAGATTTGAACAATTCGGAGGAAAAGCTTTTGTAGCAACGGAGCCGGATGCTGCCCTTTATATGTCAATGAAGGAGCGTATTGACATAGTGCTGGCTGATTCAAAAACGCTTGGGAGTAACGTATCTGTTTTTATAGAAAAATGTAAGTCAACAAATCCTGCCGCTATAATTTATCTGACAATTGATAACTTACGGGGTGCTGCCTCATCTGTGCTGCCGCAAGGAGTTGAGGATTATCTGCATAACAATATAACCGGAATCAGGTTTGCGCAAATGACGGAGATGAGATTTGGCAGGGGGCAGCAAGGGGAAAGCAGCTCGCTGACACTGATGGATCCTCTGGTGTCGCGTTTAAGGCCGTATTTTCAGTTTCACTCAGAGGCCATGCGCCGGGCGCTTGTCAATCTGCCAGCTATCGCCCGTTCAGAGCAAACCGTGCTGATTTCCGGTGAAACAGGGACAGGCAAAGAGATGACAGCCCGCTCGATACACGTACTAAGTAAACGGTCATCAGGCCCATTTGTAGCCGTTAACTGCGGAGCTATTCCGGAAACTCTGATAGAGGGTGAACTGTTTGGACATGAGAAAGGTGCTTTTACCGGTGCTTTCCGCACACGGAAGGGTAAGTTTGAAGCGGCTGCAAACGGCACCCTGTTTCTTGATGAAATCGGCGATATGCCTTTAGCGCTTCAGAGAAGACTGCTCAGGGTTTTAGAAGAGGGGCAAATTTACAGAGTAGGCGCTGAATCCCCCGTCTCTATAAACGCAAGAGTGATAGCTGCTACCGGCAGAGATTTAAAGCACTCAGTACAAAACGGACTTTTCAGAGAAGACCTCTACTACAGACTCAACATTTTGCCAATACATCTGCCACCACTCAGAGAGCGCATTGAGGACATCCCATACCTTGCGATATATTTTCTGGGGCGTGCTATGACAGAACAAGGTATCCCTCCCCCGTACCCAGCCCTTTCCCCTGCCACTATTGATGTGCTTGAAAAGTATCCGTGGCGGGGTAATGTCAGAGAACTCAGAAACGTTATGACTCGTGTGGCAACTCTTATCCCAGGCGGAATTGAACAAGTGCTGCCCATTCACATAATCCCTCACCTTGAGGAAAACCTCATAAAATCGGCATTATCACTACAACCGGAAAAATCCGGCAGTAACGGAGTATTTATCCCTGTCGGCACACCGATGTCTGAAGCTCATGATATGATAATTGCTGAAACTCTCCGTCACACAGGCGGTAACCGTACAAAAGCCGCCGAATTGCTAAAAATCGGACTCCGTACTCTCAGAAGGCGGCTAAACTGTCCTGAACGATAATCTTTACAAAAACTCTGTGCAGTTGTAGAATATTAATAAGGTTATAGAATGGCAAATAAACAGAATATTAAAAAAAAATTAAAACCAGGAGATATTTTGCTTCTGTTGCTATACGTTGATGACTGTTCATCTATAAGAGGGCGAACAAGGCTTCAAAAAATGGTTTTTGTTTTTGAAGAGGAAATTTTGAAGCAAAATGGTTTTGACAAACTACTATCCCAAAATCACCAACAGTCCTTGTTTGACTTTAAACCTCATTATTATGGACCTTTTTCTGAGAAAGTTTTGACAAATATGGAATTTTTTGTAAACGTTGGCATGGTTGAAGCTAAATGTGATATTCAAGACGGAGATTTTGAAGAAGCTCTTGCCGGTATAGATGATCAACAAATCCTAATGGATGATCTTAGGGAATTACCTGATGGGCTTGAAGATGATGAGGCATACGGAATTGAAGATGAATTTTGCATAGAACCTGAGTATTTTCTAAGTGAGACTGGGAAGAAATATGTTAATGAGAAGCTCATTGTTTTTATCAGTGGAGAGCAGAAAAATGCCTTAACTATCCTAAAAAAGAATTTTAATAAAATTTCTTTAAACAATATTCTAAGATATGTTTATACTAAATATCCAAATATGTCGGAAGAATCATTAATTAAGGATACTGTGTTAGAGAAGCCATGGCAATTCTAGAAAAAGAGCTTATAACCAGTTTTAAAGCGATATTTAATGGAAAAGATAATATGCATGAGGAGGTTGCTTTTGGTAATCGCTGCATTGATATGGTTCTGGTTAGAGATTCTGTAATAACAACAATCGAATTTAAAATAAATAACTGGCGTAAAGCATTAACTCAAATAGAAGACCATTTATTAGTTGCTGATTTCTCCTATTTATGTATGCCGAAAAAAAGAATTTCAGAGGAGCTATTAACAATTCTAAGAAAAAATGGAATTGGCTTATGGCATTATGACTTTGAGGTTAATGAATTAATTGAAGTAGTAAAACCTGATAAATCCTCATACCAATTTGAATTCTATAAAAACGCTATGTTGGAAAAGCTATCCAAAAGGTCGAATTAGATCATGAAGGAGTCTCACTTTCTCAGATATGGGACATCTTCTGAACAAAAATATATGGCCAGTTATCAACACACTTATGATGGAATAGCAATAAATGGGAATATGTTAGCCCATATTTCAAAGAGCATATCTCTTTTTGTCCACAAGGATATAGGAAAAGAATTTTTTATAGACCCAATGACTCATTCTTTTCAACATGAAACAGAAAAAATATCATCAGCTTCAGGTCGGATAAAGTCGTCTATCAAAAAACTTATAGAAATTTATGGAAATCCGTTAAAATTAATATTGGATGAGTTCCGTCCAATTACTGCAACCGATTTTAACACTAACAATATTCCTAAATTTGTAGCCACCGTGCTGGGATTCCAAAAAGACCATATAAGACGAAGCTTAGATGAGGAATATAGTGATTATATCGACTATTTAGAAATTTCCAAAGAGCCTATCTTTCTAATTGCACCTTACTTTTATATGCAATCAGATAGAACATTTGATGATTGGTTTAGCTTAAACAGTAGAATGATTAACGAAAGTATAAAATTAAAGGCAGAATATAAAAAGGATATTTTTGCTGAACTCGTTATTGATAAAAAACTACTATGTGACGAGGATAAGATAAATAAAATACTTAAAACCTATTCTGATTCAAAGATAGATGGTTTACTATACTGGATCAATGGCTTTGATGAGACTCAGGCAACTGTAGATGAGCTATCGGCAGTCAAAGATTTTGTTGTAAAATACAAACGTAGTAATCCAAATAAAAAAATTATTTCTCTTTACGGTGGTTATTTTTCTGAATTGTTAATGGGGATATCTAACGCACTTGATGGTGTTGTTCACGGTTTAGAGTATGGCGAATCACGAGAGGTAGTTCCTGTAGGTGGTGGTATTCCAATATCAAAATATTATTTCCCGGACATAAAAAAACGCATGCCTGAACTAAGAATGTCTAAAATACTATTAGTTCTCAAAATTGATACCCCTGTTAAATTTCATAAACAGATTTGCGATTGCAAGAAATGTAAAGAAACAATCGTAAAAGATGTTCTTCCTGATTTTAACAGATATTTTAAGGCTAAACCTAAAATTATTAAGTTTAAAAAAACAGGAAACACAAGAGAAATAGATTATCCTGAGAGAGAAAGTAAAGAGCTTTGCTTATTTCACTATCTGGAGGTTAAAAATAAGGAATTTAAATATATAAAAGAGCATGGAATATCAGACATAGCTAATGAGTTAACCAAAGTGCATGAAAAGTACAAAGAGCATTTAAACGAAATGGAGATAGGGCATTTAGAGCGTTGGGCAAAAGTTCTTAGTGATGGCTAAAAAAACAGTTTTTATTCTTGGGGCGGGTTTTTCATATGATGCTGGAATTCCACTTCAGGCGGCACTTTTAAAGGAAGCATTAACCATTACTCCACCTGTATTTACATATAATAACCCTGAAGCAATTTCCTTTATGGAGTATCAGAAAAAATTAAAGGATTTTATCAATAACTTGTTTGGTTCATTAGATAATGTAGCTTTAGAAGATATTTTTACAATACTTGATAAAAGTGTTATAGGAAAAGAACGATTTAAAGAATATTCGTGGAAAGAACTCTATGAGTACAGAGGTTATTTAGTAAATCTAATCCTTCAGGTACTTACGATAAAACTAAAAGATATTACTAATTCATCAGAAAAACCGTATAAAAAATTTGCAGAAAAAGTAATTGAAATAAGGGAAAAAGCAGGGCAGAAAACAGACTCACTTGGAATTATTTCATTAAATTGGGACACATTACTTGAGTTATCTCTTAATAAAGCTCTTACTGATTCTAAAGATAAGAAATGCCGTATTGATTATTGTGCCTATACTCATCACAGAGACAACACTGAAGTCTCTCATATCAATTTAAAATCTTTGGGTTTTTATAATATTAAAGTGTTGAAATTGCACGGCTCCTTAAACTGGCTTTATTGTAGTAATTGCGGACGATTGTATGTAGATGATGGAAATATTGGTATTGAAAAAATAGAATGTAATTACTGCAAATCTTATACGGAAAAATTATATGAAGAGCCTCTTATAATTACCCCAACAATGATAAAAGAACTGCATAATCTTCATATTAAAAATATTTGGCAAAATGCCTTTATAGAAATACAAGAGGCGACTGATATTTATTTTATAGGATATTCACTTCCTTACGCCGATTTCGAGTTTAAGTATATTTTGAAAAAAGCTATTGATAAAAAAAGCAAAATAACTGTTGTTCTGAGTAAAAATGACGAAACAAACGGAACCAACAAAAGATATCAAGAGTTCCTTGGTAATAGTGTGAAACTATATAATGGCGGATTCTCTGACTGGATAAGTAATAATAATATTTAGAGCTTTAGGGGAGGGGTGAGGCACCCCCGCCGTTATGGGCAGCGCCTTCCCCTTACTTATTCCTTTATCTCTCAAACTTAACATCTTCAGTAACAATCGTAAACTTATACCCGCCTACAGTTGCAGTGATACGGTTCGGGTACCATACACCCCCAAGCCACTTTACATCTCCATAGGCAATGTGCAGAATGCCGCCTCTGGGTAAGTATATAAATTGTTCAATTGGCATCAGAGATTCACTATCTAAAACCATTTGTTGGCGGGGTTGTTTGATTTTAAGGTATCTGCCCTCTGTTGTGATATTATTTACGTTATTAATCCACCAGAACAGTCCGTTTTTAATACATAGCGAGATGAGTTGCTCCTCTTCGGGTTTTAACTTCGGCTGACTGTAAAACACTCCGCCACGCTCCCGGAACTCGCCAACCGGTATGCCAAGCGTATAGAGCTTAACTTCATACTCGTTTGGAGAGAGTTTCATAGAGGCCATCCCGGACATGTACGCATCGTGCATCTGCATGGAAATGTCGGCAGTACCCTTTATCTGACGGATTGCTCTCAGCCGGCTGATAAATTCATCGAATGATATTTTTTCGTAATTCTCTTGTACTGGAACATACTGAGTACATGAAAACAACATGACAGTTAAGATGACAAAAATAAGTGATTTAAT
The genomic region above belongs to Nitrospirota bacterium and contains:
- the topA gene encoding type I DNA topoisomerase, which gives rise to MALKLLIVESPAKAKTIEKILGKDFTVKASVGHILDLPKKVLGVDRENGYEPEYVTIPGKEKITLELREAAQKAEEVYLAPDPDREGEIIAWHISTIISKNKGRQPKMFRVTFNEITERAVKEAMTRPSNIDMNKVNAQQARRVLDRLVGYGLSPMLWKKISFGLSAGRVQSVAVRLIVDREREIEAFKKEEYWSLTASFLADIEPSFPAKLHKYEGKTVIEKSSKGNKFLITKEEQATKIRESLLVETYTLKSVDKKEKKRMPAPPFITSTLQQEAIKKLRFTAKKTMSIAQKLYEGVGLGSEGSVGLISYMRTDSVRSAPEAVKWAREYIEKTFGKEYIPTKPHTFKTKRSAQDAHEAIRPTYVKYPPEAVKKYLKPEEYALYELIWKRFMASQMAQAELLQTSFDIFDSAEKALFRASGTIIKFKGFLALYSEALESDDSGETSVLPALSGGEKLKLLELKPEQHFTQPPPRYTEASLVKTLEEKGVGRPSTYAAILSTIGERQYVNKEEGKFKPTELGKIVNDLLVKRFPELIDITFTAKMEDDLDKVEEGSIAWNALIGDFYPPFKKELDEATEAKDRVKPEDIPTDTVCEKCGKVMVKKWSKNGWFLSCSGYPKCKNAKPLDDEQNGTSGAPVEQTDEICDKCSSPMIIKTGKFGRFMACSAYPDCKNIKPIPTGLKCPEDGGDLIERKSTKGKFRGRIFYSCSNYPKCKFISNYKPVNESCPHCNAKTMYEKKNKDGDTIIFCQNKDCKHKSVVAD
- a CDS encoding sigma-54-dependent Fis family transcriptional regulator; the protein is MAAQKDLRNVLVKVKLGDSETMSKITKDVLAASENDEIVVIEGEAGTGKRYIAKLIHRLSKRATQPFVKVDLSLIPEHLLESELFGYEKGAIEGAENGKPGFFEAANNGTLVLDELQSVSRQLQTKLLQVIKDSKVTPLGAKHPKDMDIRIIVTTDKSLEELVKHDCFSADLYKTINEHLIIIPAIRDHRDDIKFFAYRFLEEITGELEKQIYGFTDEAITLLGFHNWPGNLREIKSVIKRAILICKGSTIEHTDLVFLRAYIKGYRPAATGRRRERIHKTLKDISNKATEFFEKDAICHVLNITSGNKKKAASLLQVDYKTLFNKIRDYDLIYPKEPLTLRPPRLDMRAKRVF
- the dprA gene encoding DNA-protecting protein DprA, whose amino-acid sequence is MQGDIKHWLALSAIKNVGPGTVRKLLAHFKTPENIFKATLTELKAVEGVKSFRAESVKNFNSWDAVELALKKIEQNGIKVFCYLEDDYPEMLKPFPDSPPLLFVKGDIVREDRYAIAIVGTRKLSHYGQKVAEKFTGELVDMGFTIVSGMARGIDTIAHREALKCNGRTIAVLGTGIDIAYPPENLWLMQRIAENGAVVSEFLPGTRPQRENFPIRNRIISALSLGVLVVEAGQRSGALITANFALEQGKEVFAVPGNVLSLSAQGSHSLIQSGAKLVNNACDILGELGDLIKAYIKERKENPPVKRNAEKSKTTAAEKRKVSAHDSLRTTSDEKPVSEQSDDGKKVFSVLGFESMHVDEIIRKTLLPAHKVLNVLLELELKGLVKQSEGMKFYIV
- a CDS encoding argininosuccinate synthase, producing MKKVVLAYSGGLDTSVAIKWLKESVDADVVAFCADLGQGEELDHVREKALKTGASKVYVEDVREEFARDYVFPMLRSNAVYEQYYLLGTSIARPLIAKKLIEIAIKENAAYVAHGATGKGNDQVRFELGSYALKPDIKIIAPWRMWPFKSRQSLIEYAAAHGIDVPVTKEKPYSTDRNALHISYEGGILEDPWAEPPSDMFTLMVSPEKAPDVPTYVEIEYERGNPVAVDGKKMSPYELLSSLNKTAGSNGVGRVDIVENRYVGIKSRGVYETPGGTTLHVAHRAVESITLDREVLHLRDSLIPKYAEMVYNGYWFSPERLVLQKFMDECQDVVTGTVRLKLYKGNCSVTGRKSPHSLYDSRLATFEEEDVYNQADAEGFIKLNALRLKTGRLKL
- a CDS encoding slipin family protein, producing MFNVSTGMLVLMAVLFFFWSAIKILNEYERGVVFRLGRVIPLKGPGLVIILPMIDKLVRVSLRTVTMDVPSQDVITRDNVTVKVNAVVYFKVVEPIKAITEIENFYFATSQIAQTTLRSTLGQSQLDDLLSKREEINAQLQKIIDLQTEPWGIKVTAVETKNVDLPVEMQRAIAKQAEAERERRAKIIHAEGELQASYKLADAAKIISSESGTLQLRYLQTLTEISAEKNSTIIFPLPIELLTPFLDRFKNKPDQTVKDA
- a CDS encoding sigma-54-dependent Fis family transcriptional regulator yields the protein MSMKERIDIVLADSKTLGSNVSVFIEKCKSTNPAAIIYLTIDNLRGAASSVLPQGVEDYLHNNITGIRFAQMTEMRFGRGQQGESSSLTLMDPLVSRLRPYFQFHSEAMRRALVNLPAIARSEQTVLISGETGTGKEMTARSIHVLSKRSSGPFVAVNCGAIPETLIEGELFGHEKGAFTGAFRTRKGKFEAAANGTLFLDEIGDMPLALQRRLLRVLEEGQIYRVGAESPVSINARVIAATGRDLKHSVQNGLFREDLYYRLNILPIHLPPLRERIEDIPYLAIYFLGRAMTEQGIPPPYPALSPATIDVLEKYPWRGNVRELRNVMTRVATLIPGGIEQVLPIHIIPHLEENLIKSALSLQPEKSGSNGVFIPVGTPMSEAHDMIIAETLRHTGGNRTKAAELLKIGLRTLRRRLNCPER